In Phocoena phocoena chromosome 11, mPhoPho1.1, whole genome shotgun sequence, one DNA window encodes the following:
- the ANKRD33 gene encoding photoreceptor ankyrin repeat protein, whose amino-acid sequence MVACYHGFQSVVALLSRCPFLDVNQQDKEGDTALMLAAQAGHVPLVSLLINYYAGLDLERRDQRGLTALMKAAMRDRSECVAALLMAGADLTAVDPVRGKTALEWAFLTDSFDTVQRIQQLLRRPQVEQLSHHYQPEWPALPGLVAQAQAQAAPSFLERLQATLSLPFVQSPQEGGVLDHLVTVTTSLASPFLTTACHTLCPDHPPALGTRSKSVPELLVEARAQVCRESKAVPSCLEIPGAQDGEEEAGGGQAGTEPGDEGIGRAGTR is encoded by the exons ATGGTCGCATGCTACCACGGCTTCCAAAGTGTTGTGGCCCTGCTCAGCCGCTGTCCTTTCCTGGATGTGAACCAGCAGGACAAAGAAGGAGACACAGCCCTCATGCTGGCTGCCCAAGCAG GCCATGTGCCTCTGGTGAGTCTCCTGATCAACTACTATGCTGGCCTTGACCTGGAGCGCCGGGACCAGCGGGGGCTAACTGCGCTGATGAAGGCCGCCATGCGGGACCGCTCCGAATGCGTGGCTGCCCTCCTCATGGCAG GTGCCGACCTGACTGCAGTGGATCCTGTCAGGGGCAAGACAGCCCTGGAGTGGGCATTTCTGACCGACAGCTTCGACACGGTGCAAAGGATCCAGCAGCTGCTGCGGCGGCCCCAAGTGGAGCAGCTCAGCCATCATTACCAGCCTGAGTGGCCAGCCTTGCCCGGGCTTGTGGCACAGGCCCAGGCTCAGGCCGCCCCGTCTTTCCTAGAACGACTTCAGGCCACCTTGAGCCTCCCCTTCGTGCAGTCTCCTCAGGAGGGGGGTGTCCTGGACCACCTTGTGACCGTCACGACCAGCCTGGCGAGTCCTTTCCTCACCACTGCCTGCCACACCCTGTGCCCTGACCACCCACCTGCACTGGGCACCCGAAGCAAGTCTGTGCCAGAGCTGCTAG TGGAAGCCAGAGCCCAGGTCTGCAGGGAATCGAAGGCTGTCCCTTCCTGTCTGGAGATACCAGGAGCTcaggatggagaggaggaggcaggaggaggccaGGCTGGCACAGAGCCAGGGGACGAAGGGATAGGCCGGGCTGGGACTAGGTAA